A stretch of DNA from Eschrichtius robustus isolate mEscRob2 chromosome 12, mEscRob2.pri, whole genome shotgun sequence:
CCCGGCTCCCAACGGGGCGCGCTACCCCTACGGCTCCATGCTGCCCCCCGGCGGCTTCCCCGCGGCCGTGTGCCCACCCGGCAGGGCGCAGTTCGGCCCGGGAGCAGGCGCGAGCGGCGGCGCGGGCGGCAGCGGCGGGGGAGGCGCCCCGGGCGCCTATCAGTACGGCCAGGGGGCTCCGCTCTACGGGCCGTACTCCGGGGCAGCAGCCGCGGGTTCCTGCGGAGGACTGGGGGGCCTGGGGGTTCCCGGCTCCGGCTTCCGCGCCCACGTCTACCTGTGCAACCGGCCTCTGTGGCTCAAATTCCACCGCCACCAAACCGAGATGATCATTACGAAACAGGGCAGGTGAGCGCAGCGCGGAGGGGCCCCGAAGCGCGGGGGCAGAGAGGACCTGTGTGGTCCTGAGGGTGGCCGGGAATGGGGAACCGCCGCCCGCCTGCTCCGCTCTTGGCTGGGAGAGTGAGTTTCCGTGCGCAGCCAGTGGAGACGCCGCATCTCCAGTCCGATGTCCCTCCCGTCCGCGCACCGGCGGTTTGTGCAGGGCGCTAAGGCTACGGCTgcttccccccttctctctcgTCACCCTCACCTGGACTGACGAGGAGGAGGCGGAAATGGAAACTGGGGCTTGTCCACAAAGCTGGATTTCCTAGGTACGCCCGGCCGGCGGTACGCCGGTCCCTGAAGGCGGGCGAGGAGCCGCGGAAGCGGGAAGGCTCCAGGGGTGGCTACCCTCTCTGAGCATAGGGCATGGGCTCCCGCAGTTTTAGGCGCCAGGGTCTCCGCGGGGCGCATCCGGGCGACGAGCGCGAGGACCAGAGCGCCGGCAACGAGGGCTGGTCCGGGTAGTGGGTTAGGCCCGACCTGGAGTCAGACGGGGCTGGGGTCCCAGGCCTGAGAAAGTTCGGATACACATCCCACTGCGGGCAGTGGTTACTTCTGGGGAAAGTGAGGGGTGGGTGCTGGGAGAGGGACGTCCAAAGGGGACTTTTACGAGAACAACTTAATGTTCTCTGGCACTTGTACATatagaaaataatgatttttaaacatcctggaagaaaataaatgagcaTCTGAAAGGGTCAAGAACTTGAGTGAGTGGTGCAGAAGGGCGGGGATTGGGgcaaattatttcagaaaagagATGTTCCGAGAGTTGCCaactcaagaatttttttttttttttttttttttaagaatattttacgTAGTGAGGGCCACTTTATCTACCGGTATTCTGTTCGTCTGTAGACTTCTAAATGTCGTCCTTGAGCGTGGGCCTGTGCCCAGGCGTTCCGATTTAAATCTCCTGGTTCTGTTCCCTTGCACAGACGCATGTTTCCTTTCTTGAGTTTCAACATAAACGGACTCAATCCCACCGCCCACTACAACGTGTTCGTAGAAGTGGTGCTGGCGGACCCCAACCACTGGCGCTTCCAGGGGGGCAAATGGGTGACCTGCGGAAAAGCCGACAATAACATGCAGGGTGAGGAGAGAAAGGGCCTGGGCAGGGTGGATCGGTGGGAGCCCCTGACTCAAGACACTCAAGACTCAAGGCACATTTAAATCTCACATCCCTCCCTCCACATCCGGGGCCTGGAAGTGTTAGGAGTTTCTTTGTGTTGATTGTTTGATTAAGAGAGAGAATTGCTAAGTCAGACTTCTTGCCTACTAGTATATAGAATTTTAACCATGACCCTACTCTAGCCCTTCCCTCCACATCCCTACCTTTGAGAAAGGAATTGCTGTAAACTCTCCAGGTGGCAAGGGCTCCTGGCATTCTAATCTTCACTTGAGAAAAGGCCTCCCCAAGGTTGAGTTCATCATAAAAATCCAACCACCTTCCATCAGATCTTGCCTGTCTAGCTTCAGAAGCCCCCAAGTTAACCTTCAAGAGGCATCGCCTACTGGCTCCATTTTTGCCTTGTCCAAGGAAGGCTGGAAGCACAGGGGCCCTGGGAGGGGAATCAGTAGAGTCTAGTTGGTCTCCACTGGCCTTCTTAAACTGCTAATGATGGGAGATGTGTTCTAAGTCTAGCTCTTAAATCTTGCCCATAGGTAGTAAAATACCCCTCCCCTACCTCCATTTGCAAACAGCCCTTTATGCttgggttttgtgttttgtttcattttctcttaGGCAACAAAATGTATGTTCACCCAGAGTCTCCTAATACTGGTTCCCACTGGATGAGACAGGAGATTTCCTTTGGGAAATTAAAACTCACCAATAACAAAGGCGCAAATAACAACAACACCCAGGTAGGGTGACAGAGGAGGTGGTGTCTTCTGGCTGTGAATCTCTTTTCTAATGAGTTTCCATACTCTTCATTGTATTTGTAATATTTGCAGGTACCTGTTGCTTGCctctttctggtcttttttttttcttttgacctttctcatttttatttatttattttttttcctactggatTTCAATAACAGTGAGTTAACTGTTAGGAGCAGAAATACTGAAATCTTTTGGCGACTTAGGAAACCAAGAGGCAAGAGTgtttatttaaacacacacactcagctATGTTTTAAGTTTCAAAAATGGCAATAGAAAAGTTAGCTGTTGCTGGGGAGCAAGCAGGAGTCGCATTCCAAAATACAGAATTTGTCAAAATCGACTTTACTTTTTCGATTTGGCAGCTCTTTTCTCTGTACCATTTGCAGATGATAGTCTTACAGTCTTTACACAAGTACCAACCACGACTGCACATCGTTGAAGTCACAGAGGATGGCGTGGAGGACTTGAACGAGCCCTCCAAGACTCAGACCTTCATCTTCTCAGAAACGCAGTTCATTGCAGTGACTGCCTACCAAAACACCGATGTGAGTGCCGCATGGTCCCCAAGAATCCCTGAAGCTCAGTCCAGCGTGAGAGAGAAAACACTCAAtgactgttttttctcccttgtctAGATAACTCAACTAAAGATTGATCACAACCCCTTTGCAAAAGGGTTCAGGGACAACTATGACTCGTAAGTGCACCTTTATTTTTCCTTGCCTGGTCATCTTTGAACAAGACATATCGAATCAGACACTTTCTTGAGACCATATTCTAGGAAGAGCTTTCACGGTTGggatttttgcctatttttatttttgcatatttttggCCTTGACTAATCTTGCTTTAGAATTTTCACAGAAGGGTTTTGTTCATTTCTAAAGAAATGTTAAGGGCTTAAAAatgaggagttttttttttttaacatttgagtGGAGATTTGAAATTTTCATAATCTGCATTTATATGCCTTCCTTTCCATTTGATCCCAGTTTTTTTATTCTCTCAGGAGCAGGGATTATTATTCCCTCTCATTTTTTTACATAAGAAAAACCTGACACTAAGAGgatgtcattttcacaacatcaAACAGCAAGGCCCCACAAATGCCTTTTAAATCTGGGATTTCTACCCACCATGGCCAGCATTCCTTCCCTACCACTGAAGGGAGAGTTGCTCCAAGTTCTTCCAAGTTCTAGGACTTGCAAAGATGGATTTTCTACAGTTTAAATGCTTAATGCTTGGGAGGAAGCTTTTTCTTTCGTGGTGGGAAATTTGGCCGCAATGAGCCAAGTCCAGCTAAAATGGGCCAGTGCATCCCTACTACCTCCACCCCTCCACTTGACACACCAGCACTCCTGCTCTAGAGCGTTCTTCATTTCTGGGAGGTAGATTGTTTGGGGACaacattagggtttttttttaagtgtttctcTTTATATTGTAGCATGTACACCGCTTCCGAAAATGACAGGTTAACTCCATCTCCCACGGATTCTCCTAGATCCCATCAGATTGTCCCCGGAGGTCGGTACGGCATTCAGTCCTTCTTCCCGGAGCCCTTTGTCAACACTTTACCTCAAGCCCGATATTATAATGGCGAGAGAACCGTGCCACAGACCAACGGCCTCCTTTCACCCCAACAGAGCGAAGAGGTGGCCAACCCTCCCCAGCGATGGCTTGTCACACCTGTCCAGCAACCTGGGACCAACAAACTAGACATCGGTTCCTATGAGTCTGAATATACTTCCAGCACCTTGCTCCCATATGGTATTAAATCCTTGCCCCTCCAGACATCCCATGCCCTGGGGTATTACCCCGACCCCACCTTCCCTGCAATGGCAGGGTGGGGAGGTAGAGGTTCTTATCAAAGGAAGATGGCAGCTGGACTCGCATGGACCTCCAGGACAAGCCCCCCTGTGTTCTCTGAAGATCAGCTCTCCAAGGagaaagtcaaagaagaaattagctCTTCTTGGATAGAGACACCCCCGTCCATCAAGTCTCTTGACTCCAATGATTCAGGGGTGTACACCAGTGCTTGTAAGCGAAGGCGGCTGTCTCCTAGCTCCTCTAGCAATGAAAATTCTCCCTCCATAAAGTGCGAGGACATCAATGCTGAAGAGTACAGTAAAGACACCTCAAAAGGCATGGGGGGGTATTATGCTTTTTACACGACTCCCTAAAGAGTTATTTTAACCTCGTCAAAATGAGCTAACTTTTTGCCGATGGACTTGGTGGTGTTTTTTGTTGTCTTCTTTGTCTAGGTTGCCAAAAAGACGTTTGCCTTCCACCCTGATGCATCCCGTTTTGTGCAATTCTCTAAAAGAAGGTGCCAAAGCTTTTTGATTGCTTCAGGTAACTGAAACAAGcctagcatttttttctttt
This window harbors:
- the EOMES gene encoding eomesodermin homolog isoform X2, which codes for MQLGEQLLVSSVNLPDAHFYPLEGARGGGGGSAGHLPGAAPSPQRLDLDKAPKKFSGSLSCEAGSGEPAAAGAGAPAAMLSDADAGDAFAGTAAVAKPGPPDGRKGSPCGEEELPSAAAAAAAAAAAAASSARYSMDSLSSERYYLQSPGPQGSELAAPCSLFPYQAAAGAPHGSVYPAPNGARYPYGSMLPPGGFPAAVCPPGRAQFGPGAGASGGAGGSGGGGAPGAYQYGQGAPLYGPYSGAAAAGSCGGLGGLGVPGSGFRAHVYLCNRPLWLKFHRHQTEMIITKQGRRMFPFLSFNINGLNPTAHYNVFVEVVLADPNHWRFQGGKWVTCGKADNNMQGNKMYVHPESPNTGSHWMRQEISFGKLKLTNNKGANNNNTQMIVLQSLHKYQPRLHIVEVTEDGVEDLNEPSKTQTFIFSETQFIAVTAYQNTDITQLKIDHNPFAKGFRDNYDSSHQIVPGGRYGIQSFFPEPFVNTLPQARYYNGERTVPQTNGLLSPQQSEEVANPPQRWLVTPVQQPGTNKLDIGSYESEYTSSTLLPYGIKSLPLQTSHALGYYPDPTFPAMAGWGGRGSYQRKMAAGLAWTSRTSPPVFSEDQLSKEKVKEEISSSWIETPPSIKSLDSNDSGVYTSACKRRRLSPSSSSNENSPSIKCEDINAEEYSKDTSKGMGGYYAFYTTP
- the EOMES gene encoding eomesodermin homolog isoform X1; this translates as MQLGEQLLVSSVNLPDAHFYPLEGARGGGGGSAGHLPGAAPSPQRLDLDKAPKKFSGSLSCEAGSGEPAAAGAGAPAAMLSDADAGDAFAGTAAVAKPGPPDGRKGSPCGEEELPSAAAAAAAAAAAAASSARYSMDSLSSERYYLQSPGPQGSELAAPCSLFPYQAAAGAPHGSVYPAPNGARYPYGSMLPPGGFPAAVCPPGRAQFGPGAGASGGAGGSGGGGAPGAYQYGQGAPLYGPYSGAAAAGSCGGLGGLGVPGSGFRAHVYLCNRPLWLKFHRHQTEMIITKQGRRMFPFLSFNINGLNPTAHYNVFVEVVLADPNHWRFQGGKWVTCGKADNNMQGNKMYVHPESPNTGSHWMRQEISFGKLKLTNNKGANNNNTQMIVLQSLHKYQPRLHIVEVTEDGVEDLNEPSKTQTFIFSETQFIAVTAYQNTDITQLKIDHNPFAKGFRDNYDSMYTASENDRLTPSPTDSPRSHQIVPGGRYGIQSFFPEPFVNTLPQARYYNGERTVPQTNGLLSPQQSEEVANPPQRWLVTPVQQPGTNKLDIGSYESEYTSSTLLPYGIKSLPLQTSHALGYYPDPTFPAMAGWGGRGSYQRKMAAGLAWTSRTSPPVFSEDQLSKEKVKEEISSSWIETPPSIKSLDSNDSGVYTSACKRRRLSPSSSSNENSPSIKCEDINAEEYSKDTSKGMGGYYAFYTTP